GGTGTTGGTAGACTGCAATGTAATCTAGTTTAGTCGTTTACTCATTATTGTTATGACATATGGTGGCAGCACTGTCGCGTTTTCTTACTGTGTGTATCTATGGTGGCGGGTTAAGTTAACTGCAGtgaatataaagtaaaatacatttatatttgtgAAAAGAATCACTTGTTTTACTTAATTTCCAAGAGGTTATGGGCCCAGGCACATAAtcctataaaataaagtaaaacatTTGAGTAGGACACTGTTAAGTCGAAGAAAACTACTGTCGGCACTGGCGCGGCACGTTGCGCGCATTTTGAGGTTAAGTCGACAAGGAGGAAAAATACTTGCAACGCAAGGACGGGACGACGAAACACCATGGAAGAAACTAAATTGTCCGGAAATCACATTAAATTGGAAGGAGCCTCGAATTGGAATGTGTGGAAATTCCAATCCATGATTTTGTTGCGGAGCCATGACCTTCTAGAAGTGGTACTGGGAACAAAGGTGAAGCCAGAAGTTGCAACTGAAATACCAAAATGGGAAAAGCTAGACGCGAAAGCACAAACATGGCTTGTTACAAGAATGTCAGAAAATGCAATGATGCATGTAATAACTTGTACTACGTCCGCACAAATGTGGAAGAAATTGGCTAGTGTCTACGAACAAAAATCCGAAACAAGCATCCACATCGTGCAACAGCGATTTTTTCAATATAAGTACGAAGAGGGTACAgatatgtctacatttttatcCAAAATTGAAGAAATGCAAAATCAGCTAAAGCAAATGGGAGAAGATATTTCTGAAAATTTCATCATAACAAAAGTACTGATGTCAATTCCAGATTGCTACAAGCATTTTGTATCTGCGTGGGAATCGGCGCCAGATGATAAACAAACCTATGATAATCTCGTCGCGAGATTATTAATAGAAGAGGAGCGGTTGAAAGATAAACAGGGCGAGCCTTCGCAGTCATCATCATCGGCTTTTGTTGCgaagaaaatagaaaagaaagaCATTAAGTGTTATAAATGTAATCAACGGGGACATTTTCAAAGTGAGTGTCACAGTAAAAAGTGCTACTACTGTAAAAAGCAGGGACATTTAAAAAGTGAGTGTTGGtttaggaaaaataaaaacaaagaaagtaacGCGTTTGTGAGTACGTCTGGACAGTTACAAAAAGCACAGTGGTTAGTGGACACTGGGTGTAGTGATCATATGTGCCCTGATCGGGATTTGTTTACAACATATACTCCAGAATTATCGAACAAAACAATCACTGTCGGTAATGGTCATTTGTGCAGTGTGCATGGTTACGGACAGATGGCGGTGCAAGTCTATGACGGCGACAAATGGATTGACACGACCATAGACAACGTTATGTTTGTACCGgaattaaaaacaaacttattatCTGTCAAATGTCTTACAGATCGAGGTTATGTGATGATCACCGATAAAAAGATTTGCAAAATtgtgaaacaaaataaagtgTGTGCGGTAGCGTATCGTAATGGACCTATGTATTTATTGGAAGTGCATTACAAACACGGAGCAGCGAACGTGGCTCAGTCGGAATCAAGTTTAATGGACTGGCATAATAAACTTGTTCACCAAAACATGCAACACGTCAAGACCGtgcttaaaaacaataatatcttAGTGAAAGACGATACGGACGTAAAGTGCGAGAGCTGTCTGGAGGGCAAAATACACCGTTTGCCTTTCAGTGCCAGTGAAACCAAGACGACAAGGACCTGCGAACTAATACATGCAGACACATGCGGGCCAATGGAGGTGCCGTCTGTGGGAGGATCCAGGTACTTCGTTATCCTAAAAGATGACTACTCAAACTTCAGATCTGTATACTTTGTAAAAGGTAAGGATGAAGTGAAGAAATGCATTGAAAACTTCATAAACAGAGCTGAGAATACCACCAACAATAAAGTGCTTTACTTCAGATCAGACAACGGACTAGAATTTGTGAATAAGGCTGTGCAAGACTTATTTTCTAAACGTGGCATAATACACCAAAGAACAGTGCCATACACAGCAGAACAAAATGGAAAAGCAGAACGCGAAATTAGAACGTTGTCTGAGGCAGCTAGAACAATGTTGTGTGCGGAAAGTTTGCCAAAGAAGCTGTGGGCAGAAGCTGTTAAAACGGCAGCTTATGTTTTAAATAGAACCAGTAACAGCAATGAAGTTGGAAAAACCCCATATGAAACATGGACCAATAAACACTAcgacataaataatttaaaagtgtTTGGTACTCCTGTTTATGCTCACATCCCGAAGGAAAAGAGAACAAAGTGGGATTCAAAAGGAGAAAAGGGAATACTGGTTGGCTATGGAGAAGATGTTAAGGGCTACAGAGTGTTTTTCGAAAAGTACAACTGTGTTGAAACCAAAAGAGATGTTGTGTTTCTGGAACAAGGTCAGGAAGAGAAGGGACGGATAGTTCGGCTAGATTATGACACAGAGTTACCCGCAAGTGCTAATGAGGATCAGGAGAGACCTGTGGAAGGAGAGGTCCCACCAAGTGAGAATGTGGAGCGACTGGAGTCCGGAGAGGGTGAGCGGCCATCTGGCCAAGTCGTGTCTAGCCCAAATAAATCCACAGAGACATTAGAAAGCAATGGAAGTACATATGTTCCATGCACCAGCGATGAGGGATCTAGTGATGAAGTTGAAGATCACATACCACGATGCCAGAGAGCTACTCGTGTAAGAAAACAGACTTCATTCTATAATTGCCATCATGTCTCTTCAGAAGAAGGTGAGCCAAAAACATACAAAGAAGCTATGCGCAGGAAAGACGCCAACAAGTGGCAGGAGGCTATAGAAAAGGAACTGCAGACCCTGAGAGACAACAATACTTGGGAGTTTTGTGACAAGCCTGTCACTGAAAAGACTGTAAGTAGCAAGtgggtttttaaaattaaaaatggtgATCAATATAAAGCTAGGTTAGTAGCCAGGGGCTTTGAACAAAGTGAAATGATTGATTTATGCGAAATATATGCGCCGGTAGCTAACCTATCTACCTTTAGGTTGTTTGTATCTGTAGCTACAAAATTAAACTTACCCATTTACCAGATGGATGTAACGGGAGCttttttatatggaaatattgAGGAAACTGTATTTTTAGAATTACCAGAAGGTGCTTATAGTggtaataaaaatgttgttaaaTTACAGAAATCATTGTATGGTTTAAAGAAATCACCAAAGTATTGGAATGATACATTTAATTCCGTAATAGTGAAACAAGGTTTTGTAAGGTCTCAAAGTGATACTTGTTTGTATACAAAATGTACTGGTAACACCAAAActtatgttttattatatgtagATGACTTACTCATTTTCGGAAATGACGAAATTGAAATATGTGGCCTTAAGTCACTGTTAAATAGGGAATTTAAGATGAAAGACCTAGGTTTGGTGTCAACATTTTTAGGAATACAAGTAAAACAAGATCTGAAAAATGGTGTTACAgaactaaaccagaaagaatatcttgaaaatgttttgaaaaaatTTGAAATGCAAAATTGTAAAGAAATGTCAACTCCTATGGACCCAAATTTTAATACCAAAATCTTTGATGGCAGTGAGTCTGTGATtaataaagacatagaaaatAAATGTAGAAAAATTATAGGCAGCTTGGCCTATGCAGCTAACGGTACTAGGCCAGATATTTGTATTGCAATTTCGATTTTAAGCAGATATCAGAATAATGCTAACAGTATGTTGCTAACGGCTTTAAAGAGAGTActtagatatataaaatatacactaAGCTATTGTTTGACATATAAATGTAACAATGATATGTTAATTGGATATTGTGATGCAAATTGGGGAGGTGATTTAACAGATAGGAAGTCGACCACTGGTTATTGCTTTAAGTTTGCTAACTGTTTAATTAATTGGTGCTCAAAGAAACAGGCTAGTGTCAGTCTGTCTTCTACACAGTCAGAGTATGTAGCAATCAGTATGGCTGCAAGTGAAGCTTGCTGGCttataaatttgttaagagATTTTAATATTGAGAATGTGTGTCCCGTTGTAATGCTTAGCGATAGCCAAAGTGCCATAATGGCTGCAAATACTGACTGTGTTAAGCGTTTAAAACATATAGATATAAGGTTCCACTATATAAAAGAGTTAATTAAAAAGGGTAAATTATTGttgaaatacataaaaacagaaGATCAGACAGCTGATATGTTTACAAAGGCATTAACTAAAAACGTGTTATCTAAGTTTATAAAAAGCTGTGGTCTGTATGAACAATAAGTCCTTTTTCATGTCATGCTAGAATATATAGGTATTGGTAATGTAGGGATTACATTGAGGGGGGGTGTTGGTAGACTGCAATGTAATCTAGTTTAGTCGTTTACTCATTATTGTTATGACATATGGTGGCAGCACTGTCGCGTTTTCTTACTGTGTGTATCTATGGTGGCGGGTTAAATTAACTGCagtgaatataaaataaaatacatttatatttgtgAAAAGAATCACTTGTTTTACTTAATTTGTAGGGTGGGAGCCGATGAGGACGAAGATTTTACGCACAAACCATGGATAACAGGTCAAACGCAAAACCCCAAGCTGATCCAGCAGCGTCCATCGCTAATGGTGAGGCCACACAAGTAAGACAAGCTGTTCCAGCGACAGTGCGTCAAGCTAACAACCCGGCCAGTCTGCAACCCAGTTCACCTGGGGAGCAGACGACCGACCCAAACTCCTTCCAGGACTGGCAGGTAGTGGACCGTAGGTCCAAGAAGCGACCCACTGGTGGGAAGCCTCGCCCTGCCGGGCCTGGGACATCTTCATCTTCCAACCCACCCCCCCTGTTAAATGTCAAGGTGGGGTggctaagaagaagaagaaaaacaagAACCAGAGGCGTGCGGCTCGACTAGCACGAGAGCAGCAGCAGCTGGGCAGCACACAAAACCCTGCAACCGGGGAGGGGGCCCAGGCTTCCCAAAAGCCGGCACCCAAACCGGGGTCGAACAAGCAGGATGCTGCTGGCAGACCTCCGCCGAAGGGGAAAGGTTCCACCCTACTCCCTAAGGCTGGTACGTCGGCCAGTAGCCCTACTGGTTCGACCGCAGCTCCACCCAAACGACGGCCCGGCAAGCTCGCACGAGCCGCTGCTAAAAGGACGAGAGACGAGTCCTTCTCCCCGCAAGGAAAAAACAAAAAGCAGCGACTAGCGAGCCCCAGCCAACCAACCGGGTCGTATGCACAAGCGGCGGCGTCTGACCTGACGATCGTCATTACTGACGCGAAGTCGGGAAGATCTCTGCTGAACACTCCAACGCCGTTCTCCGCGGGTTGCACCAAGCAATCGTGGAGGAGGCAAGGAAACACATCGTGGGAGCCAGGCCACCTAAATTCAAGGGCAAGCCTGTCTTCGCTGAGGGGCAGCTGAGGGTCTTCGCAGAAGACGAATACTCGGCCGCCTGGTCTCAGCGGTGCGTCCAGGCCCTAACCTTACCAAATATCTCCCTGACGGCAACTCGCCAGTCGGAGATGGCAAGGAGAGTTAGGTGCGGGCTCCTAATACCTAATATAGACAACTCGTCCTGGGAAGACGTCCGTCAGGCAGCTGATGGACTAAAGTACCAGAATGAATGGGCCAAGGTCGGTACCTGGTCCATCATTGAGATACTGCGGCAAGACCAGGGGTGGTTTGTCGCTTTCACAATATCCGAAGACCTCGTCCCCGCCTTTATGGAGAGGGGCAGATCCCTGAACTGTGGGGTGGGCAATGTCTACCTCAAGTTCAGGGGTCCCGGAGGCAAATACGTGGACCAGCCTCCCACCCTGCAGGGTTCCACCCTAAGGGTAACGGGTGCACAGGTCCCGAGCCAACAAGCCGCGGGCGGACCCCCGAGCAGAGCAAGTCTGCCTCCGGGGAGGAAGTTGCCCCCCCGTTGCTACCCAGGCCGGCGATACCCGAACTCTCGAAGGATGAACTCCTTGGCATTGGTGAGGGACCAGCCGAGGCATCATCCGAGGGCGTGGACTTGTCGGCCTGGATAGAGTCGGGGCTGGCCGACATGTTGAAGGAGGGAGGGGAGATGCAGGATGGCGCCCCTACCACCGACAACATGGACACAGACTAGTGTCCTACAAGCAAACCTCCAGCACAGCGTGGCCGCTACGGCCCAACTGAGGCGCTGTCTGGTAGGTTTGCCAACGGCCGTTGCCCTCCTGCAAGAACCCTGGACGGGCAACGGACTCATACGTGGGCTCTCCGACACCAAAGGTAAGCTCTATTACTCCACGGAACACGCCGTCCCTAGGGCATGTATCCTAACTACTAACAATATTACTGCACAACCGCTTACTGAATTCTGTTCCAGAGATCTGTGTGCGATTAAACTACAAGTTCCGTTGCCAACAGGCTGTTGCGACCTAGTCCTTGCCTCGGCGTACATGCCTGGAGAGGACGAACCGCCGCCTGCGGAACTACAACGACTGGTCAGCCACTGCGAGGGAGCAGGCCTCGCGATAATCATCGGGGCCGACTCCAACGCACACCACCCGCTGTGGGGAATGGAGACCAGTAACAACAGAGGTAAGACACTTGTTGAATATCTTGTGACTACTAATCTAAACATCCTAAATGTAGGCGCCGAACCAACATTTGTTAACAAACGATGCAGGACGATTATAGACCTGACTCTGGCGTCGGAGGAGATCAGTGAACTTGTTATGGGATGGCACGTCTCTCAGGAGGCCTCCTGCTCAGACCATAGATGG
The sequence above is drawn from the Cydia pomonella isolate Wapato2018A unplaced genomic scaffold, ilCydPomo1 PGA_scaffold_36, whole genome shotgun sequence genome and encodes:
- the LOC133534017 gene encoding uncharacterized protein LOC133534017; the encoded protein is MAPLPPTTWTQTSVLQANLQHSVAATAQLRRCLVGLPTAVALLQEPWTGNGLIRGLSDTKGCCDLVLASAYMPGEDEPPPAELQRLVSHCEGAGLAIIIGADSNAHHPLWGMETSNNRGKTLVEYLVTTNLNILNVGAEPTFVNKRCRTIIDLTLASEEISELVMGWHVSQEASCSDHRWIRFNLLASSDTPIARRNPRKTDRTTFKKTLGESLELLPPRVDLREPIQIEQQVNNLTDALVT